The Vicia villosa cultivar HV-30 ecotype Madison, WI unplaced genomic scaffold, Vvil1.0 ctg.000436F_1_1, whole genome shotgun sequence genome includes a window with the following:
- the LOC131628255 gene encoding serine carboxypeptidase-like has translation MRNNDVYIPALLEDGIKVLIYAGEYDLICNWLGNSQWVHAMKWSGQEQFGASKTVSFLVDGKTAGLLNSYEPLSFLKENDAGHLVPMDQPKVALKMLVNWMQGNLNEGNI, from the exons ATGAGAAACAATGACGTATATATTCCAGCACTTCTCGAGGATGGAATCAAAGTTCTTATATATGCCGGAGAATATGATCTTATTTGCAATTGGCTTG GGAATTCGCAATGGGTTCACGCCATGAAGTGGTCAGGTCAAGAACAATTCGGGGCCTCAAAAACAGTTTCTTTTTTAGTTGATGGAAAAACAGCAGGATTGTTGAATAGCTATGAACCTCTCTCTTTTCTAAAG GAGAATGATGCTGGACATTTGGTTCCTATGGATCAACCAAAAGTAGCACTTAAGATGTTGGTCAACTGGATGCAGGGGAACCTGAACGAGGGGAACATCTAA
- the LOC131628245 gene encoding serine carboxypeptidase-like 48 has product MLLSQFVFTNMGFPKTSFSLLSFFILLSSSYATSRFTLQQGFPSTTKFSPNQQGDFVPGKIVEKTFSFLTSSDGTSVEDLGHHAGFYSLLRSKSARMFYVFIESRNGAKDTPLMLWLTGGPRCASAFAMFRENGPFQINNDPSLSPSAYGWDKVSNMIFVDQCIGIGDSGSSDKNDICTDEISVSNDLYDFMQAILKEHPQFVKNDFYVAGESYAGQLIPALASRILEGNKNKEGNTINLKGIAIGNGLINPRIQYPTNIQFAVDNKLITKEDQTDINKLVLSCVDAIQTCENEGGDSCKTALNQCNQKLPKIQSIAGNVNPYASERHVRDRCVIISQMW; this is encoded by the exons ATGCTCTTGTCTCAATTTGTTTTCACAAACATGGGATTCCCCAAAACCTCCTTTTCTCTTCTCTCGTTCTTCATTTTACTTTCTTCATCTTATGCAACTTCTCGCTTCACACTTCAACAAGGTTTTCCGTCAACGACAAAATTTTCACCAAATCAACAAGGTGATTTCGTCCCAGGAAAAATCGTAGAGAAGACATTTTCGTTTCTCACTAGTTCTGATGGAACTTCTGTTGAAGATCTTGGTCACCATGCTGGATTCTATTCGCTTCTTCGTTCCAAATCTGCTAG GATGTTCTATGTTTTCATTGAATCAAGAAATGGTGCTAAAGACACACCATTGATGTTATGGTTGACTGGAGGGCCACGTTGTGCCAGTGCATTCGCTATGTTTCGTGAAAATGGTCCTTTTCAAATTAACAATGATCCGTCTCTTTCACCGAGTGCCTATGGATGGGACAAG GTATCAAATATGATTTTTGTTGACCAATGCATTGGGATAGGTGACAGCGGCAGTTCGgataaaaatgatatttgtacAGATGAAATCAGTGTTAGCAATGATTTGTACGATTTCATGCAG GCAATTCTCAAGGAACACCCTCAATTCGTTAAGAATGACTTTTATGTTGCCGGAGAATCATATGCTGGGCAATTAATTCCAGCTCTTGCATCCCGGATTCTCGAaggaaacaaaaataaagaaggaAATACTATAAACTTGAAG GGGATTGCTATTGGTAATGGATTGATCAACCCAAGAATTCAATACCCAACAAACATTCAGTTTGCAGTTGATAACAAATTGATTACAAAGGAAGATCAAACTGATATCAACAAGTTGGTCCTATCTTGTGTCGATGCCATACAAACTTGCG AGAATGAAGGTGGAGATAGTTGCAAAACGGCATTAAATCAATGTAACCAGAAACTTCCCAAAATCCAATCCATTGCAGGCAACGTTAAT CCCTATGCATCAGAAAGACATGTGAGGGATCGATGTGTTATAATTTCTCAAATGTGGTga